In Pseudoclavibacter sp. Marseille-Q3772, the sequence AAGTCATACTGACCAATCGTCGCGGGATTCCGCCACTCAAACACGAGGAATGACAGGGTGCCCAGGAGCAACAGCGCAGGCGTCGCCGTAAGCACCATTTTCGCCGTGAGGCTCAGCCGATTCCACTTGGGGCCGAACTTCAAGATCTGCGCGATCACCGGGAACCCGAGCCCACCGGTAATAATCGCCAGCGCCACCGGGATGCAGACCCATGGCGAGTCGACAAAACGAACGAGATTGCCCTCGAAGGTTGAGAATCCTGCATTGTTGAACGCCGATACGGCGTGAAAGACCGCATCCCAAATCGAACCAATCGGATCGAGACGGTGAACGCACACGAGCGCCAGGTACAGCAGCACAGCAACCGTCGCCTCACAGACAACAACCAATCGCACAATTGAAGTGAGCACCGTTCGAGCGTCGTCAAAGTCAATCGTGCGCGACTCAGCGGCCGCAACCATTCGTGCCTGTAACCCCATCCGCCGCGTCAATGCAATTCCGATGATCGAAGCGAAGGTCATCACCCCGAGGCCGCCGAGCTGAATAAGCACAAGAATCACCAATTGACCGAAGCCGCTCCACGCGATGTGGGTGTCCACGGGTGATAGACCGGTGACGGTCATGGCGCTGGTAGCCACGAAGATGGTGTCGATTGGTCGCGCCGATTCGCCAGTTGAGCTGATCGGCAGCATGAGCAGCAGACTGCCGATCGTAATGACCGTCAGAAACGCAAACACCACTTGCTGCGGTGGGTTCATGCGCGGCGCATACGAAACTGAGCCATCCAGCCGTCGGTGCGGTCTGGGCGTCACGCGAAGTGTGCGCAACGGCGCTCTTCGAGGGTTCGAGGAGCTGGGATGAGGTCCAACCACGGCGCACAAATCTAGCAGCAAATTCATCGCGGCAGCACAACTTTTTTTCGGTCACGACGCCGTCACATGCCGTCGTCAATTGACTGCCCCGAACAGTCCGGCGCACCAATGACGGCCACCCCGGTGCGTATCACGCTTGCCTAGGGGACGAATTGTCACTTGACACGTTTCAAGTGCGGGATAATGTAAGGACATACGCGCATCGCTGCGCACCGAATACGTTTTCCTGCGCCCATTGGGCCGCGCAATTGGAGCCAAGTGAGTACCTCATCCACCGCGCAGTCAACCGAACCGGCTGGCGATAACAAACTAAAGAACCGTCACATCACGATGATCACCCTCGGTGGGATCATCGGCGCCAGCCTGTTCGTTGGCTCCGGCAACGTCATTAAGACCGTCGGCCCCGCAGCGCTGC encodes:
- a CDS encoding potassium transporter TrkG, which produces MTPRPHRRLDGSVSYAPRMNPPQQVVFAFLTVITIGSLLLMLPISSTGESARPIDTIFVATSAMTVTGLSPVDTHIAWSGFGQLVILVLIQLGGLGVMTFASIIGIALTRRMGLQARMVAAAESRTIDFDDARTVLTSIVRLVVVCEATVAVLLYLALVCVHRLDPIGSIWDAVFHAVSAFNNAGFSTFEGNLVRFVDSPWVCIPVALAIITGGLGFPVIAQILKFGPKWNRLSLTAKMVLTATPALLLLGTLSFLVFEWRNPATIGQYDFGTRILASFFQSVQTRTAGFNTLEFGQMESETLLFTDLLQFIGGGPAGTAGGIKLTVFMVIAATIVAVIRGEGAVQIFGKRIHDQVVRRAAAIGVVAVGLCAAVSMLLLATTEFTLDQILLEVTSAWGTVGLSTGITTDLPDIAKIAITALMFIGRLGPLTIAAAMVPAVRPLPYELPEERPIIA